The following nucleotide sequence is from Candidatus Polarisedimenticolaceae bacterium.
TCATGGCGGAGATCCAGACGCGGCGCATGGCGAACGAGCTGCGAGTGCTCAACGACAACCTCCAGCGCCTCGTCGATGACCGCACCCGCCGGCTGAGCCACGCCGAGCAGCGTTGGCGCGTTCTCCTCCAGGTGAACAACTCGCTCGTGACCTGCCTCGACCGGGAGAGCCTCCTCTCGGCGATCGCCGGCGCGCTCCAGGGCGTGATTCCTTTCGACCGCGCGGCGCTCATCCTGACCGACTCGGCCGAAGGGGACTTCAACATCTTTCGCATCGCGGGCGCCGATCCGCTTCCGCCCGGCATCCCCCGCAAGACGGTCTGGAAGCGGGAGGGGAGCCGGACCGCGCGGATCCTCGAGACGGGATGCCCGATGCGGACGCACGACCTCCGCGAAGACGGATCGTTCACAGAACATGCGGCGCTGATCGCGCAGGGGCTTCTCTCGGCCCTCTCGGTGCCGCTCTCGGCGAAGGGAAAGGTCATCGGCACGCTGAACGTCGCCAGCCGGGAGGTCGGACGGTACGACGAGAGTCACTCCGAGCTTCTGCTCGCAATCGCCGATCAGGTCGTTCTCGCCATCGCGAACATGCTCGCGTACGAAGAGGTCGCGGCGCTCAAGCAACGGCTCGAGCAGGAGAACCTGTACCTGCAGGAGGAATGCCGCGGTGAGGCGCCGTTCGCGGACGTCATCGGCCAGTCCCCCGGCATCCGGAACGTCCTCGCCAAGATCGAGAAGGTCGCGGCCACCGACTCCACGGTGCTCGTGACGGGAGAGACGGGGACGGGCAAGGAGCTCGTCGTCCGTGCGATCCACGGTCTGAGCGCGCGCAAGAACAAGATCCTCGTCAAGGTGAACTGCGCCGCACTTCCGACCGGCGTGATCGAGAGCGAGCTGTTCGGGCACGAGCGCGGCGCCTTCACCGGCGCACTCACCCGCAGGGTCGGCCGATTCGAGCTGGCCCACGGCGGCACGCTGTTCCTGGACGAGGTCGGCGACCTTCCGGCCGAGCTTCAGGCGAAGCTCCTCCGCGTCCTGCAAGAGGGCGAGTTCGAGCGCGTCGGCGGCACGCAGACGCTCAAGGTGAACGTCCGCCTGGTCGCGGCGACAAACCGTGATCTCGCGAAAGCGGTCGAAGAGGGACGGTTCCGCGCGGACCTCTATTACCGTCTCAACGTCTTCCCGATCCCGATCCCTCCCCTGCGCGAGCGCGAGGAAGACATCCCCCGTCTCGTGCGCCACTTCGTGATGCTCTACGCCTCGAGGATGGGGAAGTCGATCAGCGCGATCAGCGAGCACGCCATGCGCAAGCTCACCGCGTATCATTGGCCCGGCAACGTGCGGGAGCTCCAGAACATCATCGAGCGCGCGGTCATCCTGTCGACGGGAGGCCGCATCGAGCTGGACGACCACCAGCTCGCGGCGCCTGTCGCCGCCACCGGCGCGGCGGCGAAAGCCATCGCGACCCTCGAGGACGTCGAGCGCGAGCACATCCAGACCGTGCTCAAGCGCGTGGGATGGCGCGTCAGCGGTGAGCGAGGGGCCGCGCGGATCCTCGGGCTCAAGCGCACCACGCTCGAGGCGCGCATGAGCAAGCTCCGCATTTCTCGTCCTGCCTGAAGTCGCGCCCGCGAAAGAGTCTCGAAACTCGAGCGCCATGCGGCGCTCGAGCGCCGTCACGCCGCCTGAATCCTCGATCAAGAACGGTACGTCATCCTTCTCTGGACTCTTGCTCTCGCCAAACGACCAACAAGCTTGCGACCAACGTGAATGGCAATCTGCCAGCCGGCTGGCGTGCGCCCTTCGCCCACATCGAAACGCACTGAGCGACCCTCACTGCAAATCGCGCGCGCTCTGACGCGTTTGCGCTCGTTGAGCTGCGACGCGACGCCCATGGCACGCGCGTTGCCATCTCTCGCCGCCGTGTCGCAAACCAAACCAATCATCACGAAGGGAGTTCGTCACATGAACTTGAACGCACGGTCTGCATTCCTCATCGGTTTCGCGGGGTCGATGTCCCTCGGGCTCATGCCCGTCGCGAGCGCGGCGCCGTCGGCCACTCTGAGCGACGGCCTCCGCGCCGCGCTCACCCACGTCTCCGTCGACACGAAGGGCCTCGCGCCCCAGGTGCGGATCACGTCGCCACTGAACGGCGCCTTCATCGCGCCGGGCGATGGGCGCGTCGGCGCCGGCAATCCCAACGGCACCGGAATGGCGATCGTCGCGGAGATCGTCACGCGTGACACCACGTCGATCTCCGTCGACGAGGACGTCAACATCCGTCACGTCGACAAGCTGGGCAGCTTCAACCCTCAGTTCCCGGGGCTGTTCGTCTTTCTCGATGAAGATCTCGTCACGCCGACGGGGACGATCATCCGGGCCGACACGAATCTGGCCCCGCTCTTCAACATCGCGGGGTCGGACGACACCCCCGGTCCCGGTGTGACGGTCTGGGTCGGGTGGCACGTGCTCGAATCGCTCCGTCCGGCAAGCGGCGCCCACAGCTTCAACCTGACGGTCGCCGTCATCGACAACGCCGGCCGCGTCGGCTTCGACCGCATCAAGCTCAACGTCGACACCTCGGTGACCGATCGCTTCGGCACGTCGGGCAACGGCCTGACCCAGAACCCCGGCGAGGCGAACCGCGTCGCCGGCGGCACCGCGCCGGTCGTCCAGATCCTCGCCCCGCGCGAGCCGTCGGCCGTGACCTTCGGCCTGGCGCCGCCGAACGGATCGCTGGCCTTCATCCAGGTCGCGATCACCGACAAGGAAGGCGACGTCGTGGTCGACGAGGTCGGGAACTCGGACGGCACCGTCGATCCCACGGGCACCAATCTCGCGGCGGCGCTCGGACGCATCGACGATCCGGCCGCAGGCGTGGGCAATCCGAACCGCAACGTTCCCGGCTTCGACTTCGAGTTCAGCGTGCCCTCCGGAGCGGCCGGAGGCCTCGCCAACGTGAATGTGGGCCGCCTCTTCAACGTGGCCGGCAGCGAGGTCATTCTTCTCGAGGACGGCACGCCGGCCGTCCGCACGGTCCTCAACTGGGTCGTGGGGGCGCCGTTCGTCGGAAGCGCGCTGCTCGACAACTTCGTGACCTTCAAGGCCACCGTGACCGACGCCAACGGCAACCAGGGCGTCGCCACGCGCACCTTCCAGCTCACCCATTCGGCGGTGAACGGTCAGGCTCTCACCCCCCAGCCGATCGGTTTCTAGTCCTGGACACCGTCGATGCTTGCCCGGCGGCGATCCCGCCGGGCAAGCCCTTCCACTCTCCAACAGATGATCGATCGGGAGGAAGAACGATGAAGCGAAATGTGATGTCGATGGCCCTCGGCCTCGCGCTGCTCACGCTTGCGCTGCCGGCGGCGCACGCGCGCACGTGCGGCCCCGACGCGGTGCCCGTAGGGGCGGTCTGCTTGGATCGGTACGAAGCGAGCGTGTGGCGGGTCCCCAATCCGAACACGACGAACGCGCCGTTGGTCGCAAAGATCCAGCTGGGAACGGTGACCCGTGCGGATCTGACGGTGGCCGGGGCGACGCAGCTGGGCACGCTCGGCGACGACTACGCGCCGTGCAGCCATGACGGCCAGAGCTGCGTCGACGACATCTACGCGGTGAGCCTGCCTGCGCTCTTCCCCTCGGCGGACATCACCTGGTTCCAGGCGCAAGAAGCGTGCGCCAACGCCGGCAAGCGTTTGCCGACGAGCGCGGAGTGGCAGCTCGGCGCGACCGGAACACCGGACGCCGGCGCGGACAACGGAACGACGAATTGCAACAGCAACACGGGGTCGGCCACGCTCACCGGCGCGCGCACGGATTGCCAATCGGCTCGGGGCGCCCTCGACATGGTCGGGAATCTGAGCGAGTGGGTCGCGGATTGGGTGCCGCTGTCGACGGCGTGCTCCAGCTGGGGCGCCTTCAGTGACGACTGGATGTGCCTCACCGGGGCGAGCACGACGGACGTCGGTCCCGGCGCGCTCATTCGCGGCGGCGATTTCCGGAGCCGCACGTCCGCCGGTCCGCTTGCCGTGATCGGCTCCGGCGGGCCGTTCAGCTCGCGGAATTTCATCGGCTTTCGTTGTGCGCGCTAGGGAGGCAACGATGAAGACGAGCGTGACGACCGTTCTCGCGCTGGTGCTGTGGTGGGGCCTCTGCGCCGCGGCGACCGCTGCCACGTGCGCGCCCGATGCGGTGCCGGCGGGGACCGTGTGCCTCGACCGGTACGAGGCGACCGTGTGGCGCGTACCGAACCCCACCACGACGAACGCGCCCTTGGTTCGGAAGATCCAATCCGGGCTCGCCTCACGACTCGACCTGGTGTCGAGCGGGGCGACGCAACTGGGCTTGGGAGCGGACAACTACACCCCCTGCACCGACAATGGTCAGAGCTGCGCCGGCGATATCTTCGCCATCAGCTTGCCTTCCGAGATCCCGTCGGCGTTCATCACGTGGTTCCAGGCGCAAGAGGCGTGCGCCAGCTCCGGCAAGAGGCTGCCGACGAGCGCCGAGTGGCAGGTGGGAGCCGACGGAACGCCGGACGCGGGGCCCGACAACGGGACGACCGACTGCAACAGCGCAAGCGGCGGCTTGTCGGCCACCGGCTCCCGCAGCGCCTGCGTCTCCGCACGCGGCGCTTTCGACATGGCGGGCAACCTCGAGGAGTGGGTCGCGGACTGGACGACGCTCTCGAGCGTGTGCACCGGCTGGGGCATCGTCAGCGATGACCGGATGTGCCTCGCCGGGGCGAGCACGATCATCGGCGGTCCGGGTGCGCTGACGCGCGGCGGCTCGTTCGTCGATCACACCGGGGCGGGCCCACTCGCCGTCATCGGAGCCCGCAGGCCGACCGCCATCTTCGGGTTCATCGGCTTTCGCTGCGCCGCCGAGAATGCCGGTCCTGTTCCTGCGGAGGTGGACAACGGCGTCCGCGTGTCGCGGAGCGGATTGAGCGCCGTGCTCAAGTGGAACGTCGCGTCCGGCGCAACGACCTCGTCGGTCTTGCGCGGGCACGTGAAAGGGTTACCCGTCGGCACGGCCGGCGCCGACGAGCGATGCCTGGTGTCGAACCTCGCCTCCGACACCTTCACGGATCCTGAGCTTCCCTCCGGCGGCGACGCGTTCTGGTACCTCATCCGCGGGGAGAACGTGGGCGGCAGCGGCCCGTACGGATTCGAGGAGACGCACGGCGCCCCTTCGGCAACGAGGGTCAGCACGGCCTGTCCGTAGGCCGACAACGAGGAGAACACCATGACCGACGAAACGAAAGACAAGAAGGACGTGATCCTGCACGACCACTACCACGACGGCGTCGACCGTCGTGGGTTCCTGAGGTGCATGGCCTGGGCGGGGACCGGAGCGCTCTACGTCATGCAAGGCGGCGTGCTGAAGTCGTATGCCATGGGAGCGGCGCCGCGCGTGGGCTCCGGGAAATCGGCGGGCGAGCTGAGTTTCGTCCAGATCAGCGACAGCCACATGGGATTCAACAAGGCCGCGAACGGCGATGTCGTCGGCACGTTGAAAGCGGCGGTCGACAAGATCAACGCCCTTCCGGTGGCGCCGGAGTTCATCCTCCACACCGGCGACATCAGCCACCTCTCGAAGGCCGAAGAGTTCGACACCGTAGACCAAGTCTTGACGGGCGCGGTCGCCAAGGATGTGTTCTACGTTCCCGGCGAGCACGACGTCCTGAACGACGACGGCAAGCAGTACCTCGAGCGTTACGGCAAGGCCACGAACGGCACGGGGTGGTACAGCTTCGACAAGAAAGGCGTGCACTTCATCGGCCTCGTCAATGTGATGAACCTGAAGCCGGGCGGGCTCGGCTCGCTCGGTCCCGACCAGCTCGAGTGGCTGGAACACGACGTGAAGCATCGGAAGGCGAGCACGCCGATCGTCGTGTTCGCGCACATGCCGCTGTGGTCGGTCTACCCCGAATGGGGCTGGGGGACCGAGGACAGCGCGCAAGCGCTGTCGTACCTGAAGAAGTTCGGTTCGGTGACCGTCCTCAACGGCCACATCCACCAACTCATGCAGAAGGTCGAGGGGAACGTGACCTTCCACACCGCCGCGTCGACGGCCTTCCCGCAGCCGCACCCCGGCAAGGCCGATTCCCCAGGTCCGATGGTGGTTCCGGCCGGCGAGCTGCGAGGCCTTCTCGGCATCACCGACGTCAACGTCGTTCGGGGACGCCAAGCCCTCGCGATCGTGGACTCGTCGCTCAAGTAGGTTCGCGAATGACACCTCACAGATTTCACCTCACGAAGAAGGGAACGGACATGAGAGAACTCATCCAGAAGACGGGCCGGATCGCAGCGCTCGCGCTCGCCTCGACTTTGGTCATCGGGGGCTCGGCCGTCGTCCTAGCGCGGGCCGAGACGGCGATGCCCCCCACCGCGGACGTCAAGATCGACAACTTCAGTTTCGGCCCGGTGATGCTCACAGTCGCACCCGGGACCAAGGTCACGTGGACGAACCGGGACGACATTCCCCACACGGTCGTTGCCGACGACAAGACGTTCAAGTCGAAGACGCTCGACACCGACGAGACGTTCTCGTACACGTTCGACAAGCCGGGGACGTACCCCTACTTCTGCTCGATCCACCCGCACATGACGGGACAGGTCATCGTGAAATGAAGTCGCGGCACGCCGGCTAGCGGGGATCGAGATGCGAGGGTTTCTCGGCACCGGCGCCACGTTCGCCGCGGACCTGAGCCTGCTTCTCCAGGTGGCGATGGGCTTGGCGCTCGTCGTGGGCGCGCGGCTGGCGCGACGCCGGCTCTATACCGCACATGGGATCTGCCAGACGACCGTGATGGTTCTGAACCTCGTGGCGATTGTCTGGTTCATGGTCCCGTCGTTCCGCGGGCAGGTTATCCCGCGGCTGCCGGCGGGCCTGGGCCGACGCTACGTTGCCGTGGCGAGCAGTCACGCGCTCCTCGGAGCCGGGGCCGAGGCGCTCGGCCTCTACATCGTGCTGGTGGCCGGAACCGAGATCGTCCCGAGGCGGCTGCGCTTCACGAACTGGAAACGGTGGATGCGGATCGAGCTCGGACTGTGGTGGGTGGTCGTGCTCACCGGAATCTGGACCTACGCTTGGTGGTACCTGGCGCCGCTGGCGCGCTGATCATGTCGAAGCTCCTCACAAACGTGAGGCACGGACGTACAGCGGAAAGCGCAGCTCTCGAATGACGTCTGGTCCGCCGAATAAGGCGGCGACCTCCGCTTCGAGCGCGGGGATCGGGTTCGTGTTCGTCGCGGCGATGTAAGCCGGCAGCGGGCTCCAGCTCGCAGCGAACATGGCGACCTGCCGCGCGCTCCATCGCAGCGTCGAGAAGAACGGCGGCACCTCGATCTCTTCACCCGGCAGATCGATGCCGGCGAAGCCATCATCGACCAGGAGCACGTTGGGCGGATAGTACGGGCCGAGGACGTCTTTGTAGAGGCGCCAGAGGATCGCGTCGAGCCGCGCGTCTGACGCGCGAGCGACGTGATAGGTCCACGCAAC
It contains:
- a CDS encoding SUMF1/EgtB/PvdO family nonheme iron enzyme; this translates as MKTSVTTVLALVLWWGLCAAATAATCAPDAVPAGTVCLDRYEATVWRVPNPTTTNAPLVRKIQSGLASRLDLVSSGATQLGLGADNYTPCTDNGQSCAGDIFAISLPSEIPSAFITWFQAQEACASSGKRLPTSAEWQVGADGTPDAGPDNGTTDCNSASGGLSATGSRSACVSARGAFDMAGNLEEWVADWTTLSSVCTGWGIVSDDRMCLAGASTIIGGPGALTRGGSFVDHTGAGPLAVIGARRPTAIFGFIGFRCAAENAGPVPAEVDNGVRVSRSGLSAVLKWNVASGATTSSVLRGHVKGLPVGTAGADERCLVSNLASDTFTDPELPSGGDAFWYLIRGENVGGSGPYGFEETHGAPSATRVSTACP
- a CDS encoding sigma 54-interacting transcriptional regulator; this encodes MHNGDETIQDPERLAILRQTALLDTPPEEAFDRLTCLATTLLRAPVALVSLVDGDRQFFKSCAGLPEPLASLRQTPLTHSFCKHVVASGEPLIVSDIRESSFKDNPSVFGIGEMAYTGIPLTTTEGHALGVFCVADAKPRDWTDEEIQILRSLASSVMAEIQTRRMANELRVLNDNLQRLVDDRTRRLSHAEQRWRVLLQVNNSLVTCLDRESLLSAIAGALQGVIPFDRAALILTDSAEGDFNIFRIAGADPLPPGIPRKTVWKREGSRTARILETGCPMRTHDLREDGSFTEHAALIAQGLLSALSVPLSAKGKVIGTLNVASREVGRYDESHSELLLAIADQVVLAIANMLAYEEVAALKQRLEQENLYLQEECRGEAPFADVIGQSPGIRNVLAKIEKVAATDSTVLVTGETGTGKELVVRAIHGLSARKNKILVKVNCAALPTGVIESELFGHERGAFTGALTRRVGRFELAHGGTLFLDEVGDLPAELQAKLLRVLQEGEFERVGGTQTLKVNVRLVAATNRDLAKAVEEGRFRADLYYRLNVFPIPIPPLREREEDIPRLVRHFVMLYASRMGKSISAISEHAMRKLTAYHWPGNVRELQNIIERAVILSTGGRIELDDHQLAAPVAATGAAAKAIATLEDVEREHIQTVLKRVGWRVSGERGAARILGLKRTTLEARMSKLRISRPA
- a CDS encoding metallophosphoesterase, yielding MTDETKDKKDVILHDHYHDGVDRRGFLRCMAWAGTGALYVMQGGVLKSYAMGAAPRVGSGKSAGELSFVQISDSHMGFNKAANGDVVGTLKAAVDKINALPVAPEFILHTGDISHLSKAEEFDTVDQVLTGAVAKDVFYVPGEHDVLNDDGKQYLERYGKATNGTGWYSFDKKGVHFIGLVNVMNLKPGGLGSLGPDQLEWLEHDVKHRKASTPIVVFAHMPLWSVYPEWGWGTEDSAQALSYLKKFGSVTVLNGHIHQLMQKVEGNVTFHTAASTAFPQPHPGKADSPGPMVVPAGELRGLLGITDVNVVRGRQALAIVDSSLK
- a CDS encoding DUF420 domain-containing protein, giving the protein MRGFLGTGATFAADLSLLLQVAMGLALVVGARLARRRLYTAHGICQTTVMVLNLVAIVWFMVPSFRGQVIPRLPAGLGRRYVAVASSHALLGAGAEALGLYIVLVAGTEIVPRRLRFTNWKRWMRIELGLWWVVVLTGIWTYAWWYLAPLAR
- a CDS encoding cupredoxin family copper-binding protein, producing MRELIQKTGRIAALALASTLVIGGSAVVLARAETAMPPTADVKIDNFSFGPVMLTVAPGTKVTWTNRDDIPHTVVADDKTFKSKTLDTDETFSYTFDKPGTYPYFCSIHPHMTGQVIVK
- a CDS encoding SUMF1/EgtB/PvdO family nonheme iron enzyme, which produces MKRNVMSMALGLALLTLALPAAHARTCGPDAVPVGAVCLDRYEASVWRVPNPNTTNAPLVAKIQLGTVTRADLTVAGATQLGTLGDDYAPCSHDGQSCVDDIYAVSLPALFPSADITWFQAQEACANAGKRLPTSAEWQLGATGTPDAGADNGTTNCNSNTGSATLTGARTDCQSARGALDMVGNLSEWVADWVPLSTACSSWGAFSDDWMCLTGASTTDVGPGALIRGGDFRSRTSAGPLAVIGSGGPFSSRNFIGFRCAR